A single window of Hymenobacter sp. APR13 DNA harbors:
- a CDS encoding YceI family protein — protein sequence MAATQWALDPTHSEVQFKVKHLVISTVTGSFKQFSGEAHTEGDSFDNAQVKFTAQIDSIDTNQAQRDEHLKSAEFFDAATYPELSFVSTSFVKESEGEYKLTGNLTLHGVTQPITLDVEYGGQAGDFYGNQKAGFEVSGKINRKDFGLTWSGITEAGSIVVSDEVKLLASLQFAKQA from the coding sequence ATGGCAGCTACCCAGTGGGCTCTTGACCCAACGCACTCCGAAGTTCAGTTCAAAGTGAAGCACCTGGTGATTTCCACCGTAACGGGCTCGTTCAAGCAGTTTTCGGGAGAGGCCCACACCGAAGGCGACTCGTTCGACAACGCGCAGGTGAAGTTCACGGCCCAGATCGACAGCATCGACACCAACCAGGCCCAGCGCGACGAGCACCTGAAGAGCGCTGAGTTCTTCGACGCCGCCACGTATCCGGAGCTGTCGTTTGTGTCGACCTCGTTTGTGAAGGAGAGCGAAGGCGAATACAAGCTCACCGGCAACCTGACGCTGCACGGCGTAACGCAGCCTATCACGCTGGACGTGGAGTATGGCGGCCAGGCCGGCGACTTCTACGGCAACCAGAAAGCCGGTTTTGAAGTGAGCGGCAAAATCAACCGTAAAGACTTCGGCCTGACCTGGAGCGGCATCACCGAAGCTGGCTCCATTGTGGTGAGCGACGAGGTGAAGCTGCTGGCCAGCCTGCAGTTCGCCAAGCAGGCCTAG